ACCACGTGGCGGGCCAGGATCACGTCGAACCGGCGGTCACCGACCGGAGGCCGGCCCGCGTCCCCGACCAGCACCTCGGCGCCGGTCCCGGCGAGCTTGTCCCGGGCCCGGTCCGCCATCCTCGGCGAGGCGTCAACGGCCGTCACCCGGTGGCCCTGTTCGGCGGCGAGCAGCGAAAGGCTTCCGGTTCCGCACCCGAGGTCGAGGACGTCGGAGTCCGTGCCGGGCAGCCAGGTCTCCAGCCGCCGCGCCCAGGCCGCGCGGACCGCGGGGTCGAGCAGCCCGTGGTCGGGGTCCTGGTCGAAGGATTCGGCGGCGGCATCCCAGTCGATCGTCGTCATGGGTCCGATGGTGTCAGCCGCCACTGACAACGGCGGTCAGTCCGTGAGCCGCTTGCGGTAGTGGAAGCGGTCGTACGGTCCGTCCACGCGCCGCTCCACCAGCTCGTACCCGTACCGCGGGTACATCTTCTGGTTCTCCCACATCAGGGCGTTCGTGCAGAGCCGGACCTCGGGGAGGCCGAGGGTGCGCGCGTGGGCGTCGGTGAAGGCGAGAAGGCGCCGGCCGACCCCCCGGCCCGCCGCGTCCGGGTGGACGGCGATGCTCTCCAGGAAGAGGTGGTCCTCGTGCGGGACGAGGACCAGCACGCCGACGACGTCCGGGGCGCCGGTGACGTACACGTGTCCCGCGGCGACGTCCGCCGCGTGGTCCGCCTCCATGGGGGCCGGGACGACGCCGATGCGGGCGATGTAGTGGCGGAACGCGGCATCGATGACGGCCCGTACGGCGGGCACGTCGGCGGGGGTGGCGGCACGGATCCCGTCGGCCGGGGCAGCTGTCATGGGGTCACGGTACGAGGGGGCCGCCCGTGTCGTACCGGGTGACCCCCTCTCGTACGGCCGTGTCTACTTCTCGGCCGCCGCCCTGCGTCGTATCACCAGCTTCTTCACCAGGGGCCAGGCCAGGATCAGGACGACCACCGCGTACACCGTCACGGAGAACGGCGTGTCGACCAGGCCCGAGACGCTGCCGTCACTGATCTGGAGCGCCCGCCGCAGCTGCTGTTCGGCGGCCGGGCCGAGGATGACACCGATCACCGCGGGCAGCA
The Streptomyces sp. NBC_00234 DNA segment above includes these coding regions:
- a CDS encoding GNAT family N-acetyltransferase — translated: MTAAPADGIRAATPADVPAVRAVIDAAFRHYIARIGVVPAPMEADHAADVAAGHVYVTGAPDVVGVLVLVPHEDHLFLESIAVHPDAAGRGVGRRLLAFTDAHARTLGLPEVRLCTNALMWENQKMYPRYGYELVERRVDGPYDRFHYRKRLTD